CCCGGGCGACGTCGACGCCGCGGAGGTGGACGCCGTCCTGGTTGGCGCCGGTGGTCATGCCGGTGCGGCCGGCCAGGGCGTGGTCGGCCAGCACGGTGACGCCGGTGACGCCGGTGACGCCGACCGCGCCGAGGCTGCCGGGCAGGGCGCCGAGCAGGCCCTTGATCTCGTCGGCGTCGGCGGGGCGGACCGTGCGGGCCCCGGTGGCGTCGAGGAGCTTCTGCTCGACCAGGCTGTGGTCGCCGCGCACCAGGGCGAGCAGCGGGCGGCCGTCGGCGACCAGCACCAGGGTCTTGATCTGCTGTTCGGCGGGGACGCCGTGCAGCCGGGCCAGTTCCTCGATGGTGCGGGCCTCGGGAGTGTCGAAGCGCTCGGGGGCGGCGAGCGCCTCGCCGTCCGCCGCGGCGGGCAGCGCGGAGCCGGCCTTCTCGACGTTGGCCGCGTAGCGGCAGGCGGGGCAGTGCACGACCAGGTCCTCGCCGGCCGGGGTGGGCGACATGAACTCGACCGACGCCGAGCCGCCCATGCTGCCGCTGGACGCCTGGACGGGGATGGCGGGGATGCCGATGCGGGCGAAGATCCGGGTGTAGGCGGCGTGGTGCAGGTCGAAGGAGCGGTCCAGCCCGGCCTGGTCGAGGTCGAAGCTGTAGGAGTCCTTCATGGTGAACTCGCGCACCCGCAGCAGGCCGCTCTTGGGGCGCGGTTCGTCCCGGAACTTGGTCTGGAACTGGTACCACATCTGCGGGAGTTGGCGGTACGAGGAGAGTTCCTGGGCGAGGGTGGTGAAGATCTCCTCGTGCGTCATGCCGAGGGCCAGGTCCGCGCCCCTGCGGTCCTTGAGCCGGAACATCTCCTCGCCCATGCCCTCCCAGCGGCCGGTGCGCTGCCAGATCTCGGCGGGGTGGAGGGCGGGCAGGATCCACTCCTGCGAGCCGATCCGCGCCATCTCCTCGCGCACCACGTCGACGATCTTGCCGCGCACCCGCACCGCCATCGGCAGCAGCGAGTAGTGCCCGGCCATCAGCTGCCGCACGAACCCGGCCCGCACCAGCAGCCGGTGGCTGGCCGCGTCGGCGTCCGCCGGGTCCTCGCGCAGCGTGGGGACGTACAACTGTGACCAGCGCATGGGAGTGTCTTCCTGCTCGGGAACCGGGGTCGAATCGTATGCCAGGACGCCGCGGCCCCCGTTCAGCCCGGACGCCACGTCGCCGCGGCCCCCGTTCAGCCCGGACGCCACGTCGCCGCGGCCCCCGTTCAGTCCGGATGCCGGGACGCCCCGGCCCCCGTTCAGCCGAGCGAGGCGGTGAACTCCTTGGCGCGGCGGGTGATGTCGGCCCAGTCGCCGTCCGCGACGGCCTGGGGCGGGACGACGTCGGTGCCGGCGCAGACGGCGAGGGCGCCGTGGTCGAGGAAGGCCCTGGCGTTGCGGGTGTTGACGCCGCCGGAGGCGACCAGCGGGACGTCGGGGTAGGGGCCGCGCAGGTCCTTGAAGTAGCCGGGGCCGAACGCCTTGGCGGGGAAGATCTTGACGGCGGCGGCGCCGAGGTCGACGGCGTCGGCGACCTCGCTGGGGGTGAGCGCGCCCATCACGACCGGGACGCCGGCTTCGCGGGCGGCGTCGGCGACGGCGGGGCGCAGGCCGGGGGTGACCAGGAAGCCGGCGCCGGCGGCGATCCCGGCCCTGGCCTGGTCGGCGGTGAGGACGGTGCCGACGCCGATCCGGCAGCCGGCCCCGGCGGCGCGGGCCAGGTGGCGGGTGACGTCGGGGGTGGTGAAGGTGAGTTCGGTCCAGGCGATGCCGCCTTCGGCGAGCGCCTCGCAGAGCGCGACCGCGTCGGGTATCACGGGGGCACGCACCACGGCGATCACCGGCTGCCGCGCCAACGCCAGCCGCAGTGCGGCCGTTTCGGTTCCCATCCTGGCAACTCCTCTTCACACGTGAATTCTTCGGATTGGCAATGCGGAACGAGCTTTCTCCGCAAGGAAATTGACGGCCCGTCAGCCGACTGCGCGGACCTTCCGGTCGGCGCCGCGCCGCAGGGCGCGGCCGGCCAGGTCGCCGGTGGGCTTGCCGTCGGTGAGCGCGGGGACGCCGTTGACCAGGACGTGCCGGATGCCTTCGGCGGGCTGCCGGGGGTGGTCGAAGGTGGCGGTGTCGCGGACGGTGTCGGGGTCGAACAGGACCAGGTCGGCGTGGTGGCCGGGGCGGACCAGGCCGCGCCGGTCGAGGCCGAGGCGGCGGGCGGGGCGGCCGGTCATCCGGGCGACGGCCTGTTCGAGCGTGAGGACGCCCAACTCGCGGCTGTAGCGGGCCAGGTAGCGGGGGAAGGTGCCCCAGGCGCGGGGGTGCGGGCGGGCGCCGACCAGCAGTCCGTCGCTGCCGACGGTGTGCGCGGGGTGGCGCATGATGGCGCGGACGTTCTCCTCGTGGCCGACGTGCTGGAGGATGGTGGTGCCGAGCTGGTCGGCGCGCAGCAGGCCGAAGAAGACCTCGGTACCGGTGCGGCCCTGGGCGGCGGCGAGTTCGGAGATCCGCTTGCCGACGACGGCGGACAGCGCGCCGTGCCGGACGCCGGAGACCTGGATGGTGTCCCAGTCGGTGACGACGCCGTGGCAGCCGTCGCTGCCGCGTTCCTCGACGTCGGCGCGGATGCGCTCGCGGGCAGCGGGGTCGGCGAGCCGGGCGAGGGTGGCTTCGGGGCCGCCCTCGGTGGACCAACTGGGCAGCAGGGCGGCCAGGGTGGTGGAGCCGGGCAGGTAGGGGTAGCTGTCGAGGGTGAGGTCGACGCCGTCGGCGAGGGCGGCGTCGACCAGGTCGAGGAACTGTCCGGCGCGGCCCTCGTTGACGCCGAAGTTCATGGTGGCGTGGGTGAGGTGCAGCGGGCAGCCGGAGCGCCGGGAGATCTCCACCATCTCCGCGTAGCCCTCCAACGCGCCCGCGCCGTAGGAGCGTTGGTGGGGGGCGTGGAAGCCGCCGCGGGCGGCGACGGTGGTGCACAGGGCGACGAGTTCGGCGGTGTCGGCGTACATGCCGGGGGTGTAGGTGAGCCCGGTGGACATGCCGACCGCGCCGTCCGCCAGTGACTGGTCCAACAGCTGCTGCATCCGGGCGAGTTCGGGGCCGGTGGGGGGACGGTTGTCCCAGCCCATGGCGAGCATCCGGACGGTGCCGTGCGGGACGAGGTAGCAGGTGTTGA
Above is a genomic segment from Kitasatospora cineracea containing:
- a CDS encoding N-acyl-D-amino-acid deacylase family protein gives rise to the protein MADLLLRAATVVDGTGADRYRADVTVTDGWIDQIDQIDRIDPTDRIDPTDRIDRTGRTGSRPTGHGLAGRRTIDADGLVLAPGFIDMHAHSDLRLLLEPDHPSRITQGVTLEVLGQDGLSYAPADDTTLAALRRQLAGWNGDPADEDLDWNWRTVAQYLDRLDAGAAVNTCYLVPHGTVRMLAMGWDNRPPTGPELARMQQLLDQSLADGAVGMSTGLTYTPGMYADTAELVALCTTVAARGGFHAPHQRSYGAGALEGYAEMVEISRRSGCPLHLTHATMNFGVNEGRAGQFLDLVDAALADGVDLTLDSYPYLPGSTTLAALLPSWSTEGGPEATLARLADPAARERIRADVEERGSDGCHGVVTDWDTIQVSGVRHGALSAVVGKRISELAAAQGRTGTEVFFGLLRADQLGTTILQHVGHEENVRAIMRHPAHTVGSDGLLVGARPHPRAWGTFPRYLARYSRELGVLTLEQAVARMTGRPARRLGLDRRGLVRPGHHADLVLFDPDTVRDTATFDHPRQPAEGIRHVLVNGVPALTDGKPTGDLAGRALRRGADRKVRAVG
- a CDS encoding bifunctional 4-hydroxy-2-oxoglutarate aldolase/2-dehydro-3-deoxy-phosphogluconate aldolase; the encoded protein is MGTETAALRLALARQPVIAVVRAPVIPDAVALCEALAEGGIAWTELTFTTPDVTRHLARAAGAGCRIGVGTVLTADQARAGIAAGAGFLVTPGLRPAVADAAREAGVPVVMGALTPSEVADAVDLGAAAVKIFPAKAFGPGYFKDLRGPYPDVPLVASGGVNTRNARAFLDHGALAVCAGTDVVPPQAVADGDWADITRRAKEFTASLG
- a CDS encoding proline--tRNA ligase, with the translated sequence MRWSQLYVPTLREDPADADAASHRLLVRAGFVRQLMAGHYSLLPMAVRVRGKIVDVVREEMARIGSQEWILPALHPAEIWQRTGRWEGMGEEMFRLKDRRGADLALGMTHEEIFTTLAQELSSYRQLPQMWYQFQTKFRDEPRPKSGLLRVREFTMKDSYSFDLDQAGLDRSFDLHHAAYTRIFARIGIPAIPVQASSGSMGGSASVEFMSPTPAGEDLVVHCPACRYAANVEKAGSALPAAADGEALAAPERFDTPEARTIEELARLHGVPAEQQIKTLVLVADGRPLLALVRGDHSLVEQKLLDATGARTVRPADADEIKGLLGALPGSLGAVGVTGVTGVTVLADHALAGRTGMTTGANQDGVHLRGVDVARDIAVTRWADLREVRAGEPCVQCGEALEVVQTVEVGHIFKLGRKYTEALDVTVLGQDGAAVKPIMGSYGIGIERAIAAIVETHHDEKGIAWPVAVAPFEVAVVPIGKADEQTAAVVDDLYGRLRAERIDVVLDDRDERPGVKFADIELVGIPYRITVGPRGLKDGVVEVTTRATGETVQVPVAEAAAHVAALVRAAVAPLAG